A stretch of DNA from Candidatus Pantoea bituminis:
AAACCAGTCGAGCGGTGCCAGCAGTGCATGGTGCGCCAGACGATCCGCATAGCGATCAACCGTGACCTGTAGCGCCTGTTGACGCTGTGCGCGTGGCAGCAGCAGCGGATCGGCAAAAGGTTCGCAATGAATCTGTAATTTACCCTGCTGGCGCAAGGCGAACATCAACAACACCGGGCAGCGCAGCGCCGCAGCTAACACAAACGGGCCTTGGGGAAAGGGTGCGGGACGACCCAAAAACGCGCTCCAGACTACGCGACGCTCCCCGCCGCGCTGACGGTTAACGGCGGTGCGATCGCCGACGATAGCAATCCATTCGCCCGCATCCAGCTTTTGTTGCAGCAGAATGGCTGTTTCCGGGCCGATATCGCTAACCGGCAGCAAATTAACGCCCGCGTCTGGCGCAATAGTTTCCAGCACCGCACGGAAACGTTGGGCATTGTCAGTGAATACCAAGGCGTTGATCACCAAGCCGCTGACCTGTTTTGCCATGGCGCGGCAGGCTTCGATATCACCCAGATGCGAGGCAAGAATCAGCTTTCCGCGTTCGCCGGGCGCACGGATCACCGCTTCTGCACCTGGCCCAAAATCGATATCGCGTCCCCAGCGCAAATCGCCACGCCAACTGGCTACCTTATCCAGCATCGCTTCAGCAAATCGCAAAAAATGGCGATAGCTGTTAAGCGGTTTGGGCAGCGTAACCTGCTGTTGGCTGGCGTAATCACTGACTCGCGTGATCCATTGCTGTGAAGCGTGACGGGCGCGCTGTCCGCTCAGCCAGTAAACCGCCACCACCGGCCACAGCAGTATTAGAAAAGGTAAGCGGCCACAGCGACGATAAACTGCCAGCATGAAGCGCAGACCTACTTGCCCACGGCGCTCCGGTTCGCCGGACCAATGTTTTTGCTGGCGACGCATGTTTACCAGACGCGGAATGCGCGGCAACATGCCGAAAAACAGGCGCGTATGCATCCAGGAGATGCGCAGATTGTCATACAGCGCATCAAAGTGTGACACTCCGGTTTCTGGGTAAGTCACACGCGTGGTGAGAAAGCGACTTGGTGTGCCCTGCCAATAGAGTCGCACCATGATTTCAGTGTCAAAATCCATGCGCTGACCGATCGCACGCTGATCGCACAGCGCCAACGTTGGCGATAACGGGTAGACGCGAAAGCCGCACATGCTGTCTTTGATCGAAAACGACAGCGTTTCGATCCACACCCAAAAATGGGTGATGTAGCGCCCATATAAACGTGACTTGGGGATCGAACTGTCGTAAAGCGGCTTACCGGA
This window harbors:
- a CDS encoding glycosyltransferase family 2 protein, with the protein product MLTPKLSSDFSPCVVIPCYNHGAMMASVLARLAPFNLPVIIVDDGSEASTQQQLESVRAEQITVLRLTHNQGKGAAVIQGLRAAAAQGFTHALQLDADGQHQIEDCPAMLAEARRYPECLISGKPLYDSSIPKSRLYGRYITHFWVWIETLSFSIKDSMCGFRVYPLSPTLALCDQRAIGQRMDFDTEIMVRLYWQGTPSRFLTTRVTYPETGVSHFDALYDNLRISWMHTRLFFGMLPRIPRLVNMRRQQKHWSGEPERRGQVGLRFMLAVYRRCGRLPFLILLWPVVAVYWLSGQRARHASQQWITRVSDYASQQQVTLPKPLNSYRHFLRFAEAMLDKVASWRGDLRWGRDIDFGPGAEAVIRAPGERGKLILASHLGDIEACRAMAKQVSGLVINALVFTDNAQRFRAVLETIAPDAGVNLLPVSDIGPETAILLQQKLDAGEWIAIVGDRTAVNRQRGGERRVVWSAFLGRPAPFPQGPFVLAAALRCPVLLMFALRQQGKLQIHCEPFADPLLLPRAQRQQALQVTVDRYADRLAHHALLAPLDWFNFFDFWTLPDDRVRHEESDNA